The Shewanella japonica genome has a window encoding:
- a CDS encoding SPOR domain-containing protein, whose protein sequence is MYQVFASELTEKLLAEGCTPESFAVLSRQSDAYCIDKIWGEWAVFYSERGIDSKPIYTSDSETEACEFFYDYILKQEHWHLVGFFKVEAEALELESMLDKIGIHSIRNDIPAFNAPNDPRYRVFVVGKDIFKAKEKLGSLAITYT, encoded by the coding sequence GTGTATCAAGTGTTCGCATCAGAGTTAACTGAAAAATTATTAGCAGAAGGTTGTACGCCAGAAAGCTTTGCTGTGTTATCACGCCAAAGTGATGCTTACTGCATAGATAAGATATGGGGCGAATGGGCTGTTTTTTATTCTGAAAGAGGAATAGATTCTAAACCTATCTATACATCGGATTCTGAAACTGAGGCTTGTGAGTTCTTCTATGATTACATTCTAAAACAGGAGCACTGGCATTTAGTTGGATTTTTTAAAGTTGAAGCAGAGGCGCTAGAACTAGAAAGCATGCTGGATAAAATTGGCATACATTCAATTCGCAATGATATTCCGGCTTTTAACGCACCCAATGATCCAAGGTACCGTGTATTTGTTGTAGGCAAAGACATATTTAAAGCAAAAGAAAAGCTTGGTAGTTTAGCAATAACATACACCTAA
- a CDS encoding rod shape-determining protein, producing the protein MFTFIRSLFSHDLLFELSENKLSIKAFSSDLSYENEPYIAIENTKKGEVIKAIGKEAKSLSGSNIRVLNPFKHNRSFVADFMCAEKILQHGMYTLHKSKIKPSPRVIVHQLEKTDGGLTDIEERVLRELALGAGAREVVIYLGSKINTNIEDFDKVKSRVSAT; encoded by the coding sequence TTGTTTACATTTATAAGAAGCCTTTTCTCGCATGATTTACTTTTTGAATTAAGTGAAAACAAACTTTCTATTAAAGCTTTCTCTTCTGATTTGTCGTATGAAAATGAACCTTATATAGCAATCGAAAACACTAAAAAAGGTGAAGTAATAAAAGCAATTGGAAAGGAAGCCAAATCCCTTTCAGGCTCGAACATTAGAGTGCTTAACCCTTTTAAACACAATCGATCATTTGTCGCCGACTTTATGTGTGCTGAGAAAATACTGCAGCATGGGATGTACACTTTGCATAAATCTAAAATCAAACCTTCGCCTCGAGTCATAGTTCATCAATTGGAGAAAACCGACGGCGGTCTAACTGATATAGAAGAAAGAGTTTTACGAGAGCTAGCACTTGGGGCTGGAGCTCGTGAAGTAGTTATATATTTAGGTTCTAAAATTAACACTAATATTGAAGACTTTGATAAAGTAAAATCAAGAGTATCAGCCACTTAA
- a CDS encoding SMI1/KNR4 family protein — translation MKEFEVKIPTDIEIAEAQEKLGFTFPPEYVAFIKSGYDLGDAPLEALEIVEPPRHADIYEALVSARKFYDLPVELMPICEDNSDYYCINNNGEVVFWAHNGTTNEKWANVTTWARQMVLEAGE, via the coding sequence ATGAAAGAATTCGAAGTGAAAATACCTACCGACATTGAAATTGCAGAAGCTCAAGAAAAGCTAGGTTTCACGTTTCCACCCGAATATGTGGCATTCATTAAATCTGGATATGATCTAGGAGATGCTCCACTTGAAGCATTGGAAATCGTCGAACCTCCTAGGCATGCTGACATATACGAAGCATTGGTGAGTGCTCGAAAGTTTTACGATTTACCTGTTGAGCTTATGCCTATCTGTGAAGACAACTCTGATTACTATTGCATCAATAATAATGGTGAGGTGGTGTTTTGGGCGCACAATGGAACTACCAATGAAAAGTGGGCAAACGTGACCACTTGGGCTAGACAAATGGTTCTAGAGGCTGGCGAGTAA